The window ATCTGATCGAGGCCTTTCACCTCAGCGCCAAAATCTCCATGCGCCAGGAAACTCAAAGCTCCGGGAATTTTGATCGCCCCTTTAACCGTTTTATCCTTTTCGTTTACAATTCCCCCAATTAACAAGGGCGCAGGTTTTTCGGTTTTATAAAGGGCTTCCATAGCAGCAAGTTTTGCTGGTTGCCTTTTGGCCACATCTTTAGCTGAAATATCGCCGCTTAAAGGTTGCAGCAAGGCACCAATACAGGCAAATACCGCAGCAATTTTAAAGGCTTTTAAATGAAACTCCCGGTTGCTGTTGCGCAATATCATTAAAGCATGTACCCCTGCTACGGCAAAACCGGTGGCCGTAAATGCAGCTAAACACATATGCAAGGCCTGCGAAAACCAGGCTTTATTAAACATAGCCTGTATGGGGTCGATATTTAGATACTGGCCGTTTACAAAATCGAATCCTGCCGGACTGTTCATCCAGGCATTTGCAGCCACAACCAGTATACCGGAAGCCAGCCCGCTTACACCAACCACCATGCCGGTAAACCAATGGAACCATTTGTTGAGTTTATTCCAGCCGTACAGGAAAAAGCCTAGGGCAATGGCTTCGATAAAAAACGCTGTTCCTTCTAACGAAAAAGGCATCCCGAATATCGATCCGGCGTGGTCCATAAATTTAGGCCAGAGCAAACCAAGCTCAAACGAAAGCATGGTACCAGAAACGGCCCCCGTGGCAAAGAAAATGGCCACTCCTTTACTCCAGGCTTTGGTGAGGTTTTTATATACCTCGTTATTTGTTTTTAACCATTTGTAATGAGATACTGCCATAAAAAACGGCATCACCATACCAATGCACGAAAAAATAATGTGAAAGCCCAGAGACAGGGCCATTTGGGAACGGGCTGCGATAAAATCATCCATATCTGATGTTCGATTTTGTGTAACACAAATATAGCAGATAAGGGTTTAGTTAGGTCAGATTAACAAGCCCTGTTTAGAATTATTTTAAATATAGAATGTTTATAAATTGAAAAAAGATTTGCAAGTGTTATAAGGCCAAAATTATCGTATACTGGTTAATTCCAAAACAAAAAAATGTTTTTTTAATTATAGCGAAGTGAATGAAACATCTTTAATCAGATTTTTCGACTTCGTTTCACTTCGCTCGAAATGACGATCCACCAGGAGACTAAACTCCCTTCAATTCATCATAAGCAGCAGTTAAGCTTCTTTGGATGCCATCGCCCTTCCATTCGGGTGCACCTGGAATAGTTGTGGCTTTTAAAATATCGTCTTTACTTTTGCCACTTTTAATTTCAGCTCCTACAAAGCTGAGTAAACTTTGTAGGTAATTCTGATAAGCTTTTATATCAGCTTTGTTTCCGGTTACTTTTTCGGGGTCCAGACTGTGTCCCCAGATAAAAAGCGTATCGTTATCGAATTGGCTGATGATTTTATCCAATGCAGTGATCCAGTTGCCGATGTGAGCACCATTCTCCCTGTCGATATACGGGAACCTGCGGTTAAAAACCAGATCTCCAACCTGCACAATGTTCGAATTCTCGAAATGGTAAACTGCATCACCATTGGTATGGCCCGAACCATAATAATATGCACTGATTCGCTCGTCACCGATCTTGGCTTTCCAGCCAGTACCGAAAGTGGTATCAGGCAGTAGTTGTTTATCGAGGTTATTGGCTTTCTCTGCCGCTCTTTTCTGATTAACCAGCGAATTTTGGTGAGCTACTATTTTTTGCGCCAAATCTTTAAAGGCAATATTGCCCGCTGTATGATCGCCATGGTGATGCGTATTAATCAGGTATTTAAAGGGTTTATCACCCAGCTTTTTCAGTTCTTCAATTACATGGGGAGCAGATGTTGGAAACTGAGCATCTACCACCACAAAACCATTGCCTGCATTGAGCCAGCCAATGGTGCCTCCCTGCTCGGTAAATATGCCAACATTATTACGTAAGGGTTTAAAGTTATAAGCCCGTAACAAATCCTGTTGTGCAAAAACATCTGTTTTATATAAAGAAAGCATGGCCACAGCCAAAGCAGATTGTTTGATAAAGTTTCTTCTTTCCATTTTATCTCAATTAAAAAGCCACAGCATTTGCCGTGGCTTAAATGTAATCAATTTGCCGTATTTTTTCTGCTGGCCAGCATTATATTCCTGACCCAGGGGTTGGTCCGGGCTCGTGCCCTGGCCCTAAGGGATTGTTTTTCCTTTTATCGTTTTTACTAAACAGGTTAGTGGTTATTTTCGATGATTTATTTTCATCCAGGCTATCATCCCGCATAGCTTCTGCTTTTTTATCCAGCAAATCGTTCTCAACAACTTTACCTTTTTCTTTATTTGTTTCCATAGCTCTCTAAATTGATGTACTATAGCAACAAGCTAAAAATCAGATTGTTTTTTATCAGCCGTTCCAGGAATATGTTTATCAGGAAGGCTAAACCTTTCCACTGCCTCTCCGAAGAAAAGCTAAAAAAGCATTGGGATTTAATAACGCCCGGATTAAAGCATGGCTCCCGGAAGTTTTCCTAATTCGTGAATACATCCAAAGGAGTGGAACCTCCTTTTGTGTATTTTATTAAAATGGTTGGAAGACTCAAATGAAAATGGTGCCAGGATAAACTTGTAAATGTGTTTCCTGTCTTCATTTAAATTTTCTTCCGGCTTCGCGTTTTTTAGATTTTGGTTGGTTTGGCTCTTTTCCATGACGATATAGATTGTAGAAAACTTGTTAGTTTTCGGGGTTAACGAATTTTAATACAAATGCTTTTTTGTTTGCGACGGAGCCTCCTCAAAAAAGCTATTTTAAAATTTGCTTAACCTTATACCACGGGGAATATGATAAGGTTTCGTTTAGGAACTACAGGTAAAATGGCTTGAATTGCCCTTATTTTAATTAAATATAAGTTTTATTTTCGGTTTTTGCAAGAGCTTTTTTTTAAGCAAATAAATCAGGTACATGCTATTCAACTGCAAATAGTAGCACCGGCTGCCATTTATAAACCTGATTAAAACGGCATTCCAATCCTTCATCGGAATTTAATGAAAAGCAGGACGAACATTAAAACAAAGTGCTGTGCCTGCTTTTCAAAAAAAACAGCCAATTTTTAAACAAAAAAAGTCCCAACTTTCATTGAGACTCTCCTATTTGGTTATTGATATTTTTATGCTAAAGCATTTTGCTTCACAACCATTTTTACTTTTTCTATTACGTAATCCAGATCTTCTTTAGTCGTGTATTTACTGAAAGAAAAACGTACTGAAGGACGATTTGGATCGGCTTTGATGCCATTTAACACGTGCGAGCCAATGTTAGAGCCCGATGAACAGGCGCTGCCACCAGAGGCGCAGATACCATTGATATCTAAATTAAACAACAACATATCGGCCATATCCATTTCGGGAATGATACGTTTAACACCGTATATAAACTCTTATCGGCATCGGTTTCGCCATTGAAAGCAATCCCTGGAATTTCGGCAATAAGTTGTGTCTTAAGGTAATCTTTTAAGCCCTGAATGTAGGTTTGGTGCTCATCCATTTCTGCATAAGCAATTTCGAGCGCTTTAGCCAACCCTACAATGCCATATACATTTTCTGTGCCACCACGCATGTTGCGTTCTTGTGCACCTCCATATATCATTGGAGGGATTTTAATGTTGCTGTTTACGTAAAGGAAACCTACACCTTTTGGCCCGTGGAGCTTGTGTGCAGCACAAACAATAAAGTGTGCTTTCAGTTCGCGTACATTGTGGCGGTAGTGCCCCATGGTCTGCACGGTATCGGCATGGTAAATAGCATTATATTTCTCGCAGATATCGCCCACTTTAACCATATCAGTAAGTGTACCTAATTCGTTATTGGCATGCATTAACGAAACAAATGTACGCTCATTATTTTGAAGCAGTTCTTCTAAATGGTTGTAATCGATATTTCCTTTTTCGTCTATATTAACGAAACTTAATTTATCAATTTCGCCATTTTTAAGCATAGTATTTAACGTATGCTCAACCGCGTGATGCTCTATTTTAGAAGTAATGGCATGTTTAATACCATAGGCAAAAATGCCACAACGGATAGCAGTATTATCGGCTTCGGTACCTCCTGATGTAAAAAACACTTCGGATGGTGATGCGTTTAATAAGCCTGAAACAGTTTTACGGGCCTTTTCTACCAACGTTCTCACTTCACGGCCCAACGCATGAATGGCAGATGGATTACCAAAGTAATTTTCCATCACGTTTGTCATCTCTGCGATTACCTCTTTATCTAAAGGCGTTGTGGCCGCATTATCTAAATAGACCCTTTTCATTTTTACGAATAATTAATTAGTTAGTTCACTTTGGGACTACTGTTGCCAATATTTCCCATTTTTATTAACCGTGGTTTAACAAACTGTTAAACCACGGTTTTTTACCTTAAACGTTTGATCAAATTGCGTTGATCAAAACGGATTAAAGGTGTAATATTTCTTTAATGTCAGAAATGATTTTGTTTGCTAGATTCTCAGCAATGGTTTCATTTTCTGCTTCACTGTAGATCCTGATGATCGGTTCAGTGTTTGAACGGCGCAAATGTACCCAAGTTTTATCAAATTCTATCTTTAAACCGTCAATTGTGCTATAAGGCTGACTTTTATATTTTTCTTCTACCTGTTTCAACAAATTATCGATATCCATTTCTGGCGTAAGGGTAATTTTATTTTTAGAGATATGGTATTGTGGATAGCTGGCCCTAAGTACTGAAATAGATTTACCAAACTTAGCTAAATGCGTTAAGAACAAGGCTATACCCACCAAAGCATCTCTACCGTAGTGCGATTCAGGGTAAATGATACCACCATTGCCTTCGCCACCGATAATAGCATTACTGGCTTTCATTTTATTTACCACATTAACCTCACCTACTGCTGATGCATTGTATTCGGCTCCTGCAGTTTCAGTAACATCACGTAAAGCACGGGTTGATGAAAGGTTTGAAACTGTGTTACCAGGTGTATTTTTCAATACGTAATCGGCCACGGCAACCAGGGTATATTCTTCGCCAAACATGCTACCGTCTTCGTTCACAAAGCATAAACGGTCAACATCAGGATCAACAACAATACCTAAATCGGCATTTTGCTTTTGAACTTCTTTCGATATTTCGGTTAAATTCTCTGGCAAAGGCTCCGGGTTGTGCGGAAAATGTCCATCTGGTGTACAATATAATTCTACTACTTTGGTTACACCCAAGGCTTTTAATAAAGCTGGAATAAAAATACCTCCGGTAGAATTTACACAATCAATTACTACTTTAAAATCGGCTTTCTTTATTGCTTCTACATCAACCAATGGTAAGGCTAAAACCTTATCAATGTGTTTTTGGAGATAAGTATCGTTTTTAATTACTTTTCCTAATTTATCTACATCAGCAAAATCAAAATCAGCGCTTTCAGCAAGATCTAAAACCTCTTTACCGTCTGCATCAGAAATAAATTCGCCTTTGGCATTGAGTAATTTTAAAGCATTCCATTGTTTTGGATTGTGGCTGGCTGTTAAAATAATACCACCACCAGCATTTTCGTCTGGTACTGCAACTTCTACGGTTGGAGTGGTTGATAAACCTAAATCGATTACTTCGATACCCAGGCCCTGCAAGGTTCCAATAACCAAATTGTTTACCATCTCGCCCGAGATTCGTGCATCGCGGCCCAAAACTATTCTTTTATTGCCTGTTTTGTTTACTACCCAGCTACCAAAAGCAGCAGTAAATTTCACAATATCAAATGGCGTTAAGCCGTCGCCAGCTCTCCCACCTATGGTTCCTCGTATTCCTGAAATTGATTTTATTAAAGTCACTGTGTATAATTTATTTGAGTCCCAAAAATAACAAAAAAAACAAAATAGCCATTATCTAAAACGCCCTCAAACCTGTTTATTTACATTGATTTTATATCAATTAATATGATGTAACGGACAAAAATACCGCACTTACCGAAATCAAACGTATGTTCGGTTTTGAGTTTTCAGGATAAAAGCTCGATGTTTTATTCCGTTTCTCTTTTCCCTTGCACTGTTCTAAAATTTGTGTTTGTAAATCTGTAAGCCAGTGGCTTAATAATTTTCATGCAATAATGTTGCATAAAAGCATGTCCAAAACTTTAGGAGCGGCAGCAAAAGCTTATATTTGCAACTTCCCAAAACATAAAAGGCTATATATGCAACGCAAGTGGTTTCAATATTGGTTTAATTCGCCATATTATCATATTCTCTACCAGCAAAGAAATGATGCCGAAGCCGAATTTTTCATCGATAAACTTACGCAGTACCTGCAACCGCAAGAGGATGCAAAAATGCTTGATATTGCCTGCGGAAAAGGCCGTCATTCCATTTACCTTAACAAAAAAGGTTTTGATGTTACCGGAATAGATTTATCGGAACAGAGCATTAAATACGCCAAACAGTTCGAAAACAATAAACTCCACTTCCTGGTACACGATATGCGGAGGCTGTTTTACATCAATTATTTTGATATCGCGCTAAACCTGTTTACCAGCTTTGGCTATTTTGATACAGAGAAAGACCATGTAAATGCGCTAAAAACCTTTAGAAAATGCCTAACAGCTAAAGGCATTCTGGTTTTAGATTACTTTAACACTGAAAAAATCATCCGCAATTTAAACTCCTGCGAAACCAAATCCCTGGATGGTATTACTTTTAATATCACTAAAAATGTGGTTGACGGAAAAATTATCAAAAAAATAAATTTCGAAGACAACAAAAAGGTTTACAATTTCGAAGAGCGTGTACAAGCTTTTAGTTTCGAAGATTTTCAGCGCATGCTGATCAAAGCCGGAATGGTAATCGAAAAAACCTTTGGTAGTTACGCGCTTGATGATTTCAACGAATCAGATTCAGACCGCTTAATTTTAATTTGCAAAAAAGCATGATAGAAAGCATACAACAATTTGATGTAGCCTTATTTTTGAAAATCCACCGCGGACTTTCGAACAGCTTTTTTGACTGGTTAATGCCCTTAATGCGCAATCGCTTTTTTTGGTCGCCATTGTACCTTTTTATTGTTGTTTTTTGCATAAAGCAATACAAAAAACAGGGATATTACATTATTGGGATGGTACTTTTCACCTTCGCAATGGGCGATTTAATTGCTTCAAGGCTTATAAAACCTTTCGTTTCAAGAGTACGCCCCTGCAATGATATGAGCCTGGCCAATGATATTATACACCGAGTACCCTGCGGCAGCGGACTAAGTTTTCCTTCTGCACATGCAACCAATCATTTTGCCATTGCGGTATTTTTGATTTGCCTTTTTTATAGCCGCTGGAAACCCATTTTACCAATAGGGTTATTCTGGGCCTTTATTATCAGTTTTGCGCAGGTATATGTGGGTGTACATTACCCGGTAGATGTAACAACAGGTGCTTTTTTGGGTATCATTATTGGCATTATTTGTTCGAGAATATTTAAAAAATTACAACCTGATTTTTAACCTATGGAAATCTGGAAACTCTGTGTACTCTTTTTTTGCGCCTTTTTAGGTGGAACAGCCATTTTTTTAGTTAAAAGTGATAAATCGAAGCTGCTAAAGCTTATTTTATCTTTTAGCGGGGCGTATTTATTTGCTATTACGGTTTTACACCTCATTCCCGATGCCTACAGCGGCCCGGATAAAGCACAGATTGGTATTTTTATACTAGTAGGTTTCCTTTTACAGGTTTTTCTCGAGCAATTCTCGGAAGGTGTAGAACATGGCCATATCCATAAACACCACGATGGGCACGTTTTTCCCTTCGGTATCATGATCAGCCTTTGTTTGCATGCGTTTTTAGAAGGAATGCCTCTTGCAAAAGAGCAGCATAACGAGTTGATTTTCGGTATTTCTTTACACCATATCCCAGCTGCATTTGCCTTGGCAAGCATTTTAATGCAAAACCATTTTAAAAAGAGCAGCATTATGCTTTACCTGATCATATTTGCTGTAATGGCACCATTGGGGTTTTATGTAAGCGTAGGCTTGAGCAATGGAAGTATTGGTGGCGTAGATGCTTATTTTAACAAAATTATGGGCATTGTAATTGGTATTTTTCTGCATATTTCTACCACTATCCTATTCGAATCGAGTGCTGACCATAAAATTAATACCCGCAAAATGCTTGCTGTTTTACTGGGTATCGGTGTTGCCTTGATCGGCTTCTTCGCTGGGCATTAGATCAGTTGGCGGTTTACGGTTTGCAATTAACCAATTTAAATAGTTAACAATTCGGCATTTTCAAGCAATCGCCCATGCAGCCGGTTTTAAACGTTTATAATCGTTTAAATTTATTGCATCTGCTCAAAATGAATTAAATTCGTATATAGAAAACATTCTAAATGAACCTGCTGTAGCTTATAATAAAAGACGTTACACTGTTAAAAATACCTGGAGATGGAAAAACCATCGACTGCAAAACATGAGTATTATATGGGAGAGATATTTGCCATGTCGGGATTTGGAGGCAATCACAATGAAATCTTTAGTAATATTTTCTTAGAATTAGGTAACAAACTAAAAAGCAAGCCCTGCAGACCTTATGGAAGTGATATGTGAATGAATATTCCAGAGAATACCTTATTCACCTATCCCGACATATCCATTTATTGTAATGGTTTAATGCACAGCGATGTTGATGAAGAAACCTTTATTTTACCGACAGTGATCATCGAAATCCTATCACCTTCAACCAAAAATTACGACGAGGGCAAAAGATTTAACCTGTATAAAGATATTCCATCATTAAAGGAATGTATCATGATCGATTCTGAATCAATTTCGGTAGAGGCATATTACATTAATGAAAAAAAAATAGACGCTAAACAAGCATAAAGACATTTCTGAGACCTTAACCTTTGTTTCGATGGGATTTGATGTGGCGCTGAGCGACATTTATAACTATGTTAAGTTTGAGATAAAAAGTTCCATAAGATCAACTGCTAATTGCAAACTGCTTACTGCGAACTGTTAAGCTGAACTATTTTTTTTCTTTTTTCTTTCCAAAACCCCATGGGCAGTGCTTGCACTTATTTTTACAGCAATAACCGCGCTTTAAATGATAAGCTTCTGTAAAAACCATCAGACCATCTTCGTTAAAATAAAAATCTTCACCTTCTTTCATTTTGGTAATTTTGAATGAGTGAATATAGAATTATTGAATGAATTTGAGAATCGCACTATCATTCAAAATCCTATCATTCCACCCTTAATAATCGAGTTATTGAATGAATGAATTTGGGAATTATCTTAGCATGCTATCATTCAAAACTCCATCATTCCATCATTACCTAATTGAGTATCTTAACTTCCAGTTTACCTGCAAAATAATCTCTCAGTTGCTTACCATCGCCATGCAAAGTCCATACTTGTTGGGGTTCTACTTTTTGAATGGTTTCTAAAATGGCTTCCCAATCAGCGTGATCAGAAATGTAAAGCGCTATGCCATTTTGCTGTTGCAGGTTTTTCCAACCCGAAGCAAAGGCCCTCACCACATTAATGGCTTTATGGTAGCTGTGAAAAACCATTGGCGGTACAATATACACCTGGTGCTCGTGGTTATTTTTCATCACTTTGCGATCGTACATCTTGTAACTGCCTAGTTTCATGCCGTAATCTTCATAAATTTTAACAAAGGGCATTATACTGTGGTGCACCATCACATTTTTAGTTGGGCAGTGTTCGCTCAACAACTGAATAATACGTTGGCTCTTGCCCAGGGCGTAAGCACCCAGCATGATATTGGCATTGGTTAAATTTAGCTTTTTAATTTCTTCTACTGCAGAAGGGTGTTTCGTATCCGGATTGGCAAACGTACTCTCTGTAATCAGCACATCGGCCTTAACAAACTCGAAAGGCTCACAAGTGTCATCGGGTTCTATTTTATAATCGCCTGTATAGAGGTATTTAACACCTTTATATTCCATTAAAACCTGTGCAGAACCTAAAATGTGCCCGGCTGAATAAAAAGTAATGATTACTTCTTTTATTTTAAACGACTGGTGATAAGCTTTAATATAAAAATCAACCGCGGCGAATTTACGGTAACGGTGTTTCATAAAGGCTTCAGTAGCTGCCGTACAATACACATTTTGACTACCACCTATTGCATGATCACCATGCGCATGAGAAACTACCGCTTCTTTTACAGGTTGTTGCGGATC is drawn from Pedobacter sp. HDW13 and contains these coding sequences:
- a CDS encoding MBL fold metallo-hydrolase; the encoded protein is MERRNFIKQSALAVAMLSLYKTDVFAQQDLLRAYNFKPLRNNVGIFTEQGGTIGWLNAGNGFVVVDAQFPTSAPHVIEELKKLGDKPFKYLINTHHHGDHTAGNIAFKDLAQKIVAHQNSLVNQKRAAEKANNLDKQLLPDTTFGTGWKAKIGDERISAYYYGSGHTNGDAVYHFENSNIVQVGDLVFNRRFPYIDRENGAHIGNWITALDKIISQFDNDTLFIWGHSLDPEKVTGNKADIKAYQNYLQSLLSFVGAEIKSGKSKDDILKATTIPGAPEWKGDGIQRSLTAAYDELKGV
- the glmM gene encoding phosphoglucosamine mutase; this translates as MTLIKSISGIRGTIGGRAGDGLTPFDIVKFTAAFGSWVVNKTGNKRIVLGRDARISGEMVNNLVIGTLQGLGIEVIDLGLSTTPTVEVAVPDENAGGGIILTASHNPKQWNALKLLNAKGEFISDADGKEVLDLAESADFDFADVDKLGKVIKNDTYLQKHIDKVLALPLVDVEAIKKADFKVVIDCVNSTGGIFIPALLKALGVTKVVELYCTPDGHFPHNPEPLPENLTEISKEVQKQNADLGIVVDPDVDRLCFVNEDGSMFGEEYTLVAVADYVLKNTPGNTVSNLSSTRALRDVTETAGAEYNASAVGEVNVVNKMKASNAIIGGEGNGGIIYPESHYGRDALVGIALFLTHLAKFGKSISVLRASYPQYHISKNKITLTPEMDIDNLLKQVEEKYKSQPYSTIDGLKIEFDKTWVHLRRSNTEPIIRIYSEAENETIAENLANKIISDIKEILHL
- a CDS encoding bifunctional 2-polyprenyl-6-hydroxyphenol methylase/3-demethylubiquinol 3-O-methyltransferase UbiG, with protein sequence MQRKWFQYWFNSPYYHILYQQRNDAEAEFFIDKLTQYLQPQEDAKMLDIACGKGRHSIYLNKKGFDVTGIDLSEQSIKYAKQFENNKLHFLVHDMRRLFYINYFDIALNLFTSFGYFDTEKDHVNALKTFRKCLTAKGILVLDYFNTEKIIRNLNSCETKSLDGITFNITKNVVDGKIIKKINFEDNKKVYNFEERVQAFSFEDFQRMLIKAGMVIEKTFGSYALDDFNESDSDRLILICKKA
- a CDS encoding phosphatase PAP2 family protein; the encoded protein is MIESIQQFDVALFLKIHRGLSNSFFDWLMPLMRNRFFWSPLYLFIVVFCIKQYKKQGYYIIGMVLFTFAMGDLIASRLIKPFVSRVRPCNDMSLANDIIHRVPCGSGLSFPSAHATNHFAIAVFLICLFYSRWKPILPIGLFWAFIISFAQVYVGVHYPVDVTTGAFLGIIIGIICSRIFKKLQPDF
- a CDS encoding ZIP family metal transporter; this encodes MEIWKLCVLFFCAFLGGTAIFLVKSDKSKLLKLILSFSGAYLFAITVLHLIPDAYSGPDKAQIGIFILVGFLLQVFLEQFSEGVEHGHIHKHHDGHVFPFGIMISLCLHAFLEGMPLAKEQHNELIFGISLHHIPAAFALASILMQNHFKKSSIMLYLIIFAVMAPLGFYVSVGLSNGSIGGVDAYFNKIMGIVIGIFLHISTTILFESSADHKINTRKMLAVLLGIGVALIGFFAGH
- a CDS encoding DUF5522 domain-containing protein — encoded protein: MKEGEDFYFNEDGLMVFTEAYHLKRGYCCKNKCKHCPWGFGKKKEKK
- a CDS encoding exonuclease, with protein sequence MILADFITITPTGLYCVYGDFYLDPQQPVKEAVVSHAHGDHAIGGSQNVYCTAATEAFMKHRYRKFAAVDFYIKAYHQSFKIKEVIITFYSAGHILGSAQVLMEYKGVKYLYTGDYKIEPDDTCEPFEFVKADVLITESTFANPDTKHPSAVEEIKKLNLTNANIMLGAYALGKSQRIIQLLSEHCPTKNVMVHHSIMPFVKIYEDYGMKLGSYKMYDRKVMKNNHEHQVYIVPPMVFHSYHKAINVVRAFASGWKNLQQQNGIALYISDHADWEAILETIQKVEPQQVWTLHGDGKQLRDYFAGKLEVKILN